In Bythopirellula goksoeyrii, a single window of DNA contains:
- a CDS encoding glycerophosphodiester phosphodiesterase: protein MNKSIWFLVLVVCHTIGINSQIHAQLLVAHRGASAEAPENSLSSFQLAWEEDADAIEGDFYLTSDEQIVCIHDETTKRVSDVDMKVSNSTLEQLQKLDVGSWKDSQYANERIPTIQDVLATIPFGKSFFIEIKCGPEILPILKPILLDSGIPLSQLKIISFDEDVVKVAKQTMPDIETFWVVGFKKDKQQGKWMPTIDDVLKTAASINADGLDLKAELEVINSDVVARCRDAGLGLHAWTVDDPKLAEQLIEFGFDSVTTNRPGFLRQALVVSKTEAKQSPVEVPSDEERSTTTQAIGKE from the coding sequence ATGAATAAATCGATTTGGTTTCTTGTTCTAGTTGTCTGCCACACGATCGGCATCAATTCCCAGATTCATGCTCAATTGCTAGTCGCACATCGTGGTGCGTCGGCCGAAGCACCAGAGAATTCGCTCAGTTCTTTTCAATTGGCGTGGGAAGAAGACGCAGATGCGATTGAGGGAGATTTTTACCTCACCTCGGATGAGCAGATCGTATGCATTCACGATGAAACGACCAAGCGAGTCAGTGATGTCGATATGAAAGTATCGAATTCAACTCTTGAACAGCTACAGAAGCTCGACGTTGGTAGTTGGAAGGACAGCCAGTACGCAAATGAGCGCATTCCTACGATTCAAGATGTCTTGGCTACTATTCCCTTTGGGAAATCCTTTTTTATTGAGATAAAATGCGGCCCGGAGATCCTTCCCATTCTAAAGCCAATTCTCCTTGACTCGGGGATCCCGCTTTCCCAACTAAAGATTATCTCCTTTGATGAGGATGTCGTAAAAGTAGCCAAACAGACTATGCCAGATATCGAAACCTTTTGGGTCGTCGGTTTCAAGAAAGACAAGCAACAAGGAAAATGGATGCCAACTATCGATGACGTCCTCAAAACTGCAGCAAGCATTAACGCTGACGGTCTGGACTTGAAGGCCGAGCTAGAAGTCATCAATTCCGATGTGGTGGCACGCTGTCGTGACGCGGGCCTTGGCCTTCATGCATGGACTGTCGATGACCCCAAGTTAGCTGAGCAGTTGATAGAATTTGGATTTGATTCAGTGACGACCAATCGTCCGGGATTCCTGCGACAAGCCTTAGTGGTCTCGAAAACCGAAGCTAAACAATCTCCGGTTGAGGTTCCGTCTGATGAGGAACGTTCTACGACGACACAGGCCATTGGTAAAGAATAG
- a CDS encoding AAA family ATPase → MRITEVHIDGFGVWHDLQLGGISPSLTAFYGANEAGKTTLMQFLRSVLYGVSATRRSRYLPPVNGGRPGGTLQLSDNQQALTVARYADRDVDDLGLVTIIDEEGHSTGDRLLRDALAGIDEVTYENIFALGLGEIQRLGSLTDTQAAEWLYRLTSGLDRVSLYDVIQGLRKTRQNLLSSGKQNSLITDLLTQREVLRGEISQLAQQNRRWSQLAVRIEELDAEIVDQETEVTAAEHQARTVEIAVGLKENWRRRAKLTSQINQFSGAIQLPEDAASRLDSLNGKIEEHQREADILEGQRRQLKEETERLGINELLVKHASRIEALAEQRDWLISLDRQIGDLNGESQELQKRLTTEQERLATALGITRAGHLQEITNTEFESLHPLLDEVQAAQKKIDHETKELATLTENERSLKSRIESAIVAGEHHGLPMDLEEASDLVARLRRRMQVEQRLEQARSHELDLEQQSHELLEDQVLPLWMFGWTLAAVVLGMLLVGLWLWVPNNPLGSHGSLIALAGLASTIFMFVLKYFIEDSAADKLDACQRQMESLARQVEEAERDKKLLDSELPITDGSVVLRLQAAEKHLAELENVLPVEAQRKRAGHEVSSAEARLVQAKAQYDKALSTWQTKLVGLGFSEKLDPRRFVAVTERFSALGDLDERVKLRQEEIVARQREHATITRRIHDLAIEVDCVQSDDEGEVSTIDQLETLIAEHKKQLADIERREQLYERAQELKAEEGEHRQTIAGIRRRREALFQAADCEDEPAYRRLIEEQEQSQKLRSQRKRVTREIAAAIGTHAPEETFAELLATECIDQLDTLWEQYSNKLDETQTELKNLIDQRGALRQEQRALVEDRSLAERQLELSCLEKQLEDARQTWREHATVSRVLERVRHHYEANRQPETLSEATRYMSQLTGGEYRRVWTPIADDILLVENVAGESLTVDKLSRGTREQLFLSIRLAVVSTFAKRGVRLPMVLDDVLVNFDAIRAQRAAAVMKDFAEGGHQLLVFTCHEHMWQMFKNLDVDCRRLPSRTGISHEIIEDLPIEELAEEIAEEMEEPTPQPKKSRKRRRVKVQQVVAPEPVDFYDYPFVERIEEEVVRTPIAQPSSPIVEYTVPASETTYEWLIDAEEELHEERLYEHAYHDHLEPHRA, encoded by the coding sequence ATGAGAATCACGGAAGTTCACATCGATGGTTTCGGCGTGTGGCACGATCTCCAACTTGGCGGGATCTCTCCAAGCTTGACAGCCTTTTACGGTGCTAACGAAGCCGGCAAGACCACGCTGATGCAGTTTTTGCGCTCGGTGTTGTATGGAGTCTCCGCGACTCGGCGGAGTCGCTACCTCCCGCCGGTCAACGGAGGTCGACCTGGCGGCACTCTGCAACTCTCCGACAACCAGCAGGCTCTGACCGTCGCTCGTTATGCGGACCGAGACGTTGATGACCTGGGCCTTGTGACCATTATCGACGAGGAAGGCCACTCCACGGGAGATCGTCTGTTGCGCGATGCACTCGCGGGCATCGACGAAGTCACCTACGAAAACATCTTCGCATTGGGACTCGGCGAAATCCAACGGCTTGGCTCACTCACAGATACCCAGGCTGCGGAATGGCTCTATCGGCTCACTTCGGGACTTGACCGGGTAAGTCTCTACGACGTGATTCAAGGATTGCGCAAGACTCGTCAGAACCTTCTTTCCAGTGGGAAACAGAATTCCCTCATCACAGATCTACTCACTCAACGCGAAGTACTTCGTGGTGAGATCAGCCAACTTGCCCAGCAAAACCGGCGTTGGTCGCAGCTTGCCGTGCGGATCGAGGAACTTGACGCTGAAATTGTCGACCAGGAAACTGAAGTCACCGCTGCAGAGCATCAAGCGCGCACGGTAGAAATTGCCGTGGGTCTGAAAGAGAATTGGCGGCGGCGTGCAAAACTCACTTCGCAAATCAATCAATTCAGCGGCGCGATTCAGCTTCCTGAGGATGCGGCTTCGCGACTCGACTCGCTTAACGGAAAAATTGAGGAGCACCAACGAGAGGCTGACATTCTCGAAGGTCAGCGGCGCCAGTTGAAGGAAGAGACTGAACGGCTGGGAATCAATGAGCTTCTGGTAAAGCATGCCAGTCGAATTGAAGCGCTCGCCGAACAGCGAGACTGGCTCATATCGCTTGACCGCCAGATCGGGGATCTCAATGGTGAGTCTCAAGAGCTTCAGAAACGACTCACCACGGAACAGGAACGACTGGCAACGGCTCTGGGGATCACCAGGGCGGGACATCTCCAAGAGATCACCAATACAGAATTTGAGAGTCTTCACCCACTGCTGGACGAGGTTCAGGCAGCTCAAAAGAAAATCGATCATGAAACTAAGGAACTCGCGACTCTGACCGAGAATGAGCGGTCACTCAAATCCCGCATCGAATCGGCAATCGTTGCGGGCGAACATCATGGCCTGCCGATGGATCTGGAAGAGGCAAGCGACTTGGTCGCTCGTCTGCGGCGTCGGATGCAAGTCGAACAACGGCTCGAACAGGCTCGTAGCCATGAGCTGGATCTGGAGCAGCAGAGTCACGAGCTCTTGGAAGACCAGGTTTTGCCCTTGTGGATGTTCGGCTGGACGCTGGCGGCGGTAGTGCTGGGGATGTTGCTGGTGGGCCTGTGGCTGTGGGTTCCCAACAATCCTTTGGGGAGCCATGGCAGCCTGATCGCATTAGCTGGGCTAGCGTCTACGATTTTCATGTTTGTCTTGAAGTACTTCATCGAAGATAGCGCTGCCGACAAACTCGATGCGTGCCAGCGACAGATGGAATCGTTGGCTCGCCAAGTGGAAGAAGCCGAGCGAGACAAAAAGTTGCTCGACTCGGAATTGCCGATCACCGATGGCTCGGTAGTCTTGCGACTGCAAGCGGCCGAGAAGCATCTGGCAGAACTTGAGAACGTGCTACCGGTGGAAGCCCAACGAAAACGGGCTGGTCACGAGGTTTCCTCAGCAGAAGCTCGCCTCGTCCAAGCCAAGGCTCAATATGACAAAGCGCTCTCAACCTGGCAAACCAAGCTTGTGGGACTCGGATTCTCTGAGAAACTTGATCCTCGGCGGTTCGTGGCGGTCACCGAGCGTTTTTCTGCACTCGGCGATCTGGATGAGCGAGTCAAACTTCGCCAGGAAGAGATTGTTGCCCGCCAACGAGAGCATGCCACTATCACACGTCGGATTCACGACCTTGCTATAGAGGTCGACTGTGTGCAGTCCGACGACGAAGGCGAAGTTTCTACCATCGACCAATTGGAAACTCTCATTGCCGAACACAAGAAACAGCTTGCCGATATTGAGCGCCGCGAGCAACTCTATGAACGTGCTCAAGAACTCAAGGCCGAGGAAGGTGAACATCGCCAGACCATCGCTGGAATTCGCCGGCGCCGAGAGGCTCTTTTCCAGGCAGCCGATTGCGAAGACGAACCCGCCTATCGTCGCCTTATCGAGGAGCAAGAACAGTCCCAAAAGCTCCGCAGCCAGCGAAAACGAGTCACTCGCGAGATAGCTGCCGCTATTGGCACCCACGCTCCCGAGGAGACCTTTGCAGAGTTACTTGCAACCGAATGCATCGATCAGCTCGATACCCTTTGGGAACAGTATTCCAACAAGCTTGATGAGACGCAAACAGAGCTCAAGAATTTGATTGACCAACGAGGTGCCTTGCGACAGGAACAGCGGGCGCTGGTTGAAGATAGATCGCTTGCTGAAAGACAGCTCGAATTGAGTTGTCTCGAAAAGCAACTCGAAGACGCACGTCAAACTTGGCGAGAACATGCAACGGTCAGCCGGGTGCTGGAACGAGTTCGCCACCACTACGAAGCCAATCGCCAACCGGAAACCCTCTCCGAAGCAACTCGCTACATGTCGCAGCTTACTGGTGGAGAGTACCGACGTGTCTGGACACCGATTGCCGACGACATTTTGCTAGTGGAAAACGTAGCCGGTGAGTCGCTGACTGTCGACAAACTTAGTCGCGGCACCCGAGAGCAATTGTTCCTGAGTATTCGTTTGGCGGTTGTGTCTACATTTGCCAAACGGGGTGTACGCTTGCCGATGGTTCTCGATGACGTGCTTGTTAATTTCGACGCTATTCGTGCGCAGCGAGCCGCTGCAGTTATGAAAGATTTCGCCGAAGGGGGACACCAACTGCTGGTCTTTACATGTCACGAACACATGTGGCAAATGTTTAAAAATCTCGACGTTGATTGCCGCCGCTTACCGAGTCGCACGGGCATATCGCACGAGATTATCGAAGATCTGCCAATCGAGGAGCTTGCAGAAGAAATCGCCGAGGAAATGGAAGAACCAACACCACAGCCTAAGAAGTCGCGTAAGCGCCGACGCGTGAAAGTGCAGCAGGTCGTTGCGCCCGAACCTGTGGACTTCTACGATTATCCGTTTGTCGAACGGATTGAAGAGGAAGTGGTTCGGACTCCCATCGCTCAACCGAGTAGCCCAATTGTCGAATACACCGTTCCCGCCTCAGAAACCACTTACGAATGGCTAATTGACGCAGAAGAGGAATTGCACGAGGAGCGACTCTATGAGCACGCCTACCACGATCACCTTGAGCCACATCGTGCGTAA
- the ltrA gene encoding group II intron reverse transcriptase/maturase: MLSAGTCQLAFAFADSPHGGKDERTSDESKGKSHLLLRANTKEVDHPATWVADDTSRSLEQVASVSNLARALLNVARNKGAAGVDGRGVREVVEASPQLLAQLRRELLSGTYLPGDIRRVWIPKSGGGHRGLGIPNVVDRWVQQAVLQVLEPIFEPTFHDSSHGFRPRRGAQTAIAAAKQYLAEGYAWTVDIDLSKFFDRVHHQRLLNRLANHVKDGRLLKLVHGMLKAKVVLPDGTRTATTEGAPQGGPLSPLLSNVVLDELDWELARRGLRFVRYADDFSVFVKSERAGRRVMDSVSKFIDRRLRLLVNEDKSSVTGPNYLTFLGFQLGKNAEGQVMVAISRRTKERMDARIRELTPRVWGQSLSTCFERTERYLRGWIGYFRLCTEDSLRPLHKFDAHIRRRIRAIIIRQKKRDRYLFRHLQTRGVSRKSAAKTAFTRAGVWRRSVSYGIHQAYSNAWFAERLMPLTDRWHALNPSRQVFIKQQRLFET; this comes from the coding sequence TTGTTAAGTGCTGGAACATGCCAACTGGCTTTCGCGTTTGCCGACAGCCCGCATGGGGGCAAGGACGAGAGAACCTCGGACGAATCCAAGGGAAAGTCGCACCTGCTGCTCAGAGCGAATACCAAGGAGGTAGATCATCCAGCCACCTGGGTAGCCGACGACACAAGTCGGTCACTGGAACAAGTAGCCTCGGTGTCTAATTTGGCCCGGGCGTTGCTTAACGTCGCGCGCAATAAAGGTGCGGCAGGTGTGGACGGACGTGGTGTACGGGAAGTGGTTGAGGCTTCGCCCCAACTGCTTGCTCAGCTACGCCGTGAATTGCTTTCGGGTACCTACCTGCCTGGCGACATTCGCCGGGTCTGGATTCCCAAGTCCGGTGGCGGGCATCGGGGCCTAGGTATTCCGAATGTCGTGGACCGCTGGGTTCAGCAGGCCGTACTCCAAGTTTTGGAGCCGATCTTCGAGCCGACGTTTCACGACAGCAGTCACGGATTCCGTCCGAGGCGTGGTGCACAAACGGCCATTGCTGCGGCCAAGCAATATCTGGCAGAAGGATATGCCTGGACGGTCGATATTGACCTTTCAAAGTTCTTCGATCGTGTTCACCACCAGCGGCTATTAAACCGCTTGGCGAACCACGTAAAGGATGGGCGTCTCCTAAAGCTAGTGCATGGCATGCTCAAGGCGAAGGTTGTGTTGCCCGATGGCACACGAACGGCCACGACCGAAGGCGCACCGCAAGGTGGTCCGCTTTCTCCGCTACTTTCCAATGTAGTTCTTGACGAACTCGATTGGGAACTGGCACGTCGTGGACTTCGGTTCGTGCGTTACGCCGACGACTTCAGCGTGTTCGTGAAAAGCGAACGTGCCGGTCGTCGGGTGATGGACTCCGTCAGTAAATTCATTGATAGACGCTTGCGTCTGCTGGTCAATGAAGACAAGAGTTCCGTCACGGGTCCGAATTATCTAACTTTCCTCGGCTTTCAACTCGGCAAGAATGCCGAGGGCCAAGTCATGGTGGCAATCTCTCGCCGAACTAAGGAGCGAATGGATGCCCGTATTCGTGAGCTAACGCCACGAGTCTGGGGTCAATCGCTGTCGACGTGCTTCGAGAGAACCGAACGCTACCTGCGAGGATGGATTGGATACTTTCGGTTGTGTACCGAAGATTCCCTGCGACCGCTCCACAAGTTCGACGCCCACATTCGGCGTCGTATTCGGGCGATTATCATTCGTCAGAAGAAGCGGGACCGGTATCTGTTCCGCCACCTGCAAACACGTGGCGTTTCTCGGAAGTCGGCGGCTAAGACCGCCTTCACTCGTGCTGGCGTTTGGAGACGCAGTGTCAGCTATGGCATCCATCAGGCGTATTCCAACGCCTGGTTCGCCGAACGATTGATGCCGCTCACCGACCGTTGGCATGCCTTGAACCCTTCCCGACAGGTCTTCATCAAACAGCAACGACTGTTTGAAACCTAA
- the glpK gene encoding glycerol kinase GlpK encodes MAFLLALDQGTTSSRAIVFTDSGEIKAVEQKEFKQFYPKPGWVEHDPEEIWITQLEVAAKVLKTAGLNPSEIAALGITNQRETTVVWDRASGEPIHPAIVWQDRRTADTCQELRLAGHLPTVREKTGLLLDPYFSGTKIAWILDHVPQARTLAEAGKLACGTIDTWLVSKLTGGQLHITDVSNASRTLLMNIHTGDWDEELLELFQVPRSILPEIRPSSEVYGEVDSSQPLAGIKIAGIAGDQQSALFGQTCFEKGATKNTYGTGCFMLMNTSTEAAVSENNLLTTVAWKIDDKIEYAIEGSVFVGGAVVSWLRDGLGIIKSASEVESLANSVSDSGGVILVPAFAGLGAPHWDPYARGTIIGITGGTTAAHIARAAVDSIVFQVADLLDAMRSDTGVSLKELRVDGGASVNNALLQFQADILQIPVVRPTVTETTALGAAYLAGLASGVWNSRDDIAHHWEVDRRFEPQMAASKAAELRSRWGNAIERTKNWVNGEPTA; translated from the coding sequence ATGGCTTTTCTGCTCGCATTAGATCAAGGTACGACCTCCTCGCGCGCAATCGTATTTACCGACTCAGGCGAGATCAAAGCCGTCGAGCAAAAGGAATTTAAGCAGTTCTATCCCAAGCCAGGTTGGGTGGAGCATGACCCCGAGGAGATTTGGATAACACAATTGGAAGTGGCGGCGAAAGTACTCAAGACTGCGGGGTTGAATCCCTCTGAAATAGCTGCTCTTGGAATTACAAATCAGCGCGAGACCACGGTCGTGTGGGATCGCGCGAGTGGCGAGCCGATTCATCCGGCCATTGTGTGGCAGGATCGGCGCACGGCAGATACTTGTCAAGAATTGCGTTTGGCGGGCCATCTGCCGACGGTTCGTGAGAAGACCGGCTTGCTGCTTGATCCCTATTTCAGTGGCACGAAGATCGCCTGGATCTTAGATCATGTCCCGCAGGCACGCACATTGGCGGAGGCTGGCAAACTCGCCTGTGGAACCATTGACACGTGGCTCGTTTCCAAGCTGACAGGTGGCCAACTTCATATAACGGATGTTTCGAATGCCTCGCGTACATTGCTGATGAATATCCACACGGGGGATTGGGACGAAGAACTCTTAGAATTGTTCCAAGTTCCGCGAAGTATCTTGCCTGAAATCCGGCCATCCAGCGAGGTATATGGTGAGGTGGACTCTTCACAACCGCTCGCAGGTATCAAGATCGCAGGCATAGCGGGGGATCAGCAATCCGCCTTATTTGGCCAAACATGCTTTGAGAAAGGTGCAACGAAGAACACCTACGGCACAGGTTGCTTCATGCTGATGAATACCTCGACCGAAGCGGCCGTGTCGGAAAATAATCTCTTAACCACGGTTGCTTGGAAGATCGACGACAAGATCGAATATGCAATTGAGGGGAGTGTCTTTGTAGGAGGAGCTGTTGTGAGTTGGTTGCGCGATGGACTAGGGATTATTAAATCGGCTTCCGAGGTGGAATCCCTGGCCAACTCCGTGTCCGATAGCGGAGGTGTGATCCTAGTACCCGCGTTCGCCGGCCTGGGGGCACCGCATTGGGATCCTTATGCCCGCGGAACGATTATCGGCATCACGGGTGGAACTACTGCCGCGCATATTGCCCGAGCGGCTGTGGATTCGATCGTGTTTCAAGTGGCCGATCTATTGGATGCCATGCGAAGTGATACCGGAGTTAGTTTAAAAGAACTACGCGTCGATGGTGGGGCGAGTGTGAACAATGCGCTGCTTCAGTTTCAAGCGGATATACTCCAGATTCCTGTAGTTCGCCCCACGGTTACCGAGACCACTGCTCTTGGGGCCGCCTATCTGGCCGGCCTAGCAAGTGGTGTTTGGAACAGCCGGGATGATATTGCTCATCACTGGGAAGTCGATAGGCGGTTTGAGCCACAGATGGCTGCCTCGAAGGCAGCAGAACTACGATCCCGCTGGGGTAATGCTATTGAGCGAACTAAGAACTGGGTGAATGGCGAACCAACTGCCTGA
- a CDS encoding IS256 family transposase produces MASLTGSTENGSMVQIDEAQIRGHVDEVVRKSVEETLNGLLEAEADQLCGAKRYERSPDRVDTRAGSYDRGLQTKAGQVTLKVPRLRSLPFETQIIERYRRRESSVEEALMEMYLAGVSVRRVEDITEALWGTRVSPSTVSELNQQLYERIEAWRNQPIEGDFAYVALDGIWLKRSWGGEVKNVAVLVAVGVDQDGYRQVLGVCEGTKEDTESWRKFLRHLKERGLKGVRLVTSDKCLGLVEALGEFYPEADWQRCVVHWYRNVGSEVPRHRMKEVMAMLKAIHAQEDREAAKKKAGDVVEKLRAMKLTKAAKVVEEGVGETLRYMSYPREHWTRIRTNNALERLMREVRRRTRVVGAFPDGNSALMLVSARLRHVAGTKWGTRKYLDMERLQETTKETSGVAS; encoded by the coding sequence ATGGCGAGTTTAACAGGAAGTACTGAAAACGGAAGCATGGTTCAGATCGACGAGGCTCAGATTCGAGGGCACGTCGACGAGGTGGTTCGCAAGAGCGTCGAGGAGACGCTCAATGGACTGTTGGAGGCCGAAGCTGATCAACTCTGTGGAGCGAAGCGTTACGAGCGGAGCCCCGACCGCGTGGATACGCGGGCCGGGTCATACGATCGCGGACTGCAGACAAAGGCAGGCCAAGTGACGCTCAAGGTTCCTAGACTCCGCAGTTTGCCATTTGAGACGCAGATTATTGAGCGGTACCGACGACGGGAGTCGTCGGTCGAAGAGGCGCTAATGGAGATGTACCTCGCCGGGGTGAGCGTTCGCCGGGTGGAGGACATCACCGAGGCGTTGTGGGGAACACGAGTTTCTCCGAGCACGGTGAGCGAGCTGAATCAGCAGCTCTACGAGCGGATCGAAGCCTGGCGAAACCAGCCGATCGAGGGCGATTTTGCCTACGTGGCCCTGGATGGTATTTGGCTGAAACGGTCGTGGGGCGGCGAGGTGAAGAACGTGGCGGTATTGGTTGCCGTGGGCGTCGACCAGGACGGCTATCGGCAGGTTCTGGGTGTTTGCGAAGGGACGAAGGAAGATACCGAGAGTTGGCGGAAGTTCCTCCGGCATCTCAAGGAGCGTGGCCTGAAGGGAGTTCGCCTGGTGACCAGCGACAAGTGTTTAGGGTTGGTAGAAGCCTTGGGCGAGTTTTATCCGGAGGCAGACTGGCAACGGTGTGTGGTCCACTGGTATCGCAACGTTGGCTCGGAAGTTCCTCGTCATCGAATGAAGGAGGTGATGGCGATGCTCAAGGCAATTCACGCGCAGGAAGACCGCGAGGCGGCCAAGAAGAAGGCGGGCGACGTTGTGGAGAAGCTGCGAGCGATGAAGCTCACCAAGGCAGCCAAGGTGGTCGAGGAGGGCGTGGGCGAGACGTTGCGGTACATGTCCTATCCTCGCGAGCATTGGACGCGGATTCGCACGAACAACGCTTTGGAGCGATTGATGCGCGAAGTCCGCCGGCGGACGCGCGTCGTGGGTGCCTTCCCGGACGGCAACAGCGCATTGATGCTGGTATCCGCAAGACTGCGACACGTCGCTGGTACCAAATGGGGCACCCGCAAGTACCTCGATATGGAGCGATTGCAAGAGACAACGAAGGAGACCAGCGGAGTGGCCTCGTAG
- a CDS encoding glycerol-3-phosphate dehydrogenase/oxidase yields MSTASHDPSVPGKFDVLVIGGGIVGSGIARDAAMRGLTTALIDKQDFAAGTSSRSSRLLHGGIRYLAQGKIGLVREASREKMVIHQIAPHLADPLPFIFPTHKRSTWSLWKLGIGVKIYDLLSGGRNLGKSSILTRKRILELLPGLQTSKLTGAVRYFDGLTNDARLVLDTLRSASHHGASITNYVRFVDAHPENGRWRCDLQNTPSHKHYEICAKCVINATGPWSHDLPHSETTLRLTKGVHLVVDRSRLPVPDAVVFAEGSRILFAIPWGERVILGTTDTDYDEPIDFPHCDPEDQKYVLDVVNDAFPAVALTENDVISTWAGLRPLVADKHGKPSDISRRHEIKMSHPGWWDVTGGKLTTYRLMAEETVDEIADYLNIPLKPCRTATTPLLEQRDSVQVSGIEPPEVCQEAVEHYCQREWAVHLEDVMIRRTSWRYYHCEHMDIAENVAKWMGRILDWSSEITTRELEHYKSLTDSGFASTPSS; encoded by the coding sequence ATGTCCACAGCATCCCATGATCCTAGCGTACCGGGGAAATTCGATGTTCTTGTGATTGGAGGCGGTATCGTGGGCTCCGGCATCGCTCGAGACGCCGCGATGCGAGGTTTGACGACCGCCTTGATCGACAAACAGGATTTCGCCGCTGGCACTAGCAGCCGATCAAGCCGACTGCTGCATGGAGGGATTCGCTATCTGGCTCAAGGAAAAATTGGCTTAGTCCGTGAGGCGAGCCGCGAAAAGATGGTTATCCACCAGATCGCCCCTCATCTGGCTGATCCTTTGCCTTTTATTTTTCCCACGCATAAACGATCGACGTGGTCACTATGGAAACTTGGGATTGGAGTGAAGATTTACGATCTCCTTTCTGGTGGGCGGAACTTAGGGAAGAGTAGTATCCTCACACGCAAACGAATCCTAGAACTGCTCCCTGGGCTACAAACTTCCAAGTTGACAGGTGCCGTGCGCTATTTCGACGGCTTGACGAATGATGCACGCTTGGTCTTGGACACGCTCCGGTCGGCAAGTCATCACGGAGCCTCCATCACGAACTATGTGCGATTCGTCGACGCCCATCCGGAGAATGGTCGCTGGCGGTGTGACCTGCAAAACACGCCGTCTCACAAGCATTATGAAATCTGTGCTAAGTGTGTTATCAATGCGACCGGACCTTGGTCACATGATCTTCCTCATTCTGAAACTACATTGCGGCTCACCAAGGGAGTTCACCTAGTCGTCGACCGATCACGCCTCCCCGTGCCGGATGCAGTAGTGTTTGCAGAAGGTTCTCGAATCCTATTCGCCATTCCCTGGGGCGAACGGGTAATCTTGGGGACCACTGATACGGACTACGACGAACCGATTGACTTCCCACACTGCGATCCCGAGGATCAAAAGTACGTGCTGGACGTAGTGAACGATGCGTTTCCAGCCGTAGCCTTAACAGAGAACGACGTGATTTCCACTTGGGCCGGCTTGAGACCCTTAGTTGCGGACAAACACGGCAAACCCTCAGACATTTCTCGTCGCCATGAGATTAAGATGAGCCATCCTGGCTGGTGGGACGTGACTGGAGGCAAACTTACGACCTACCGTCTAATGGCTGAGGAAACCGTAGATGAGATCGCCGACTATCTCAATATTCCTTTGAAGCCATGCCGTACTGCAACAACGCCGCTATTAGAACAACGAGATTCCGTTCAAGTGAGCGGAATTGAGCCTCCCGAAGTATGCCAAGAGGCCGTTGAACACTATTGTCAACGGGAATGGGCAGTCCATCTTGAGGATGTGATGATTCGACGTACAAGTTGGCGCTACTATCACTGCGAACATATGGATATCGCAGAGAACGTGGCAAAGTGGATGGGCAGAATCCTGGATTGGAGCTCAGAAATTACAACCCGTGAACTGGAGCACTACAAGTCGCTGACTGATTCTGGCTTCGCCAGTACTCCATCTTCATAA
- a CDS encoding MIP/aquaporin family protein, whose translation MIAYAGEFLGTFLLVLLGNGVVANVELSETKGHSAGWIVITFGWGMAVFVGVWCVGPMSGAHLNPAVTLGLASAGEFAWEEVAGYIAAQMVGAIGGAILVFLVYRDHYAATDDANAKLATFSTGPAIRRTSSNLLSETVGTMVLVLAVLLTVEPTLLAEGPMIAGLEMPSAKIGLGTLGALPVGLLVLSIGLSLGGTTGYAINPARDLGPRLVHALLPIPGKRDSDWDYAWVPVIGPLSGAILAAAIYSQVG comes from the coding sequence ATGATTGCTTACGCAGGTGAATTCCTGGGAACATTCCTGCTGGTTTTGCTGGGCAATGGAGTTGTTGCTAACGTTGAATTATCTGAGACGAAGGGTCACAGCGCCGGTTGGATTGTAATCACCTTCGGGTGGGGCATGGCCGTGTTTGTTGGCGTCTGGTGTGTGGGCCCGATGAGTGGTGCCCATCTTAACCCGGCCGTTACCTTAGGGCTGGCGTCAGCAGGTGAGTTTGCTTGGGAGGAAGTCGCGGGCTACATTGCAGCTCAAATGGTGGGAGCCATAGGAGGCGCAATTCTTGTATTTCTTGTCTACAGGGATCACTATGCCGCAACCGATGATGCCAACGCGAAACTTGCCACGTTCTCAACTGGCCCGGCAATCCGACGAACGAGTAGTAATCTACTAAGCGAAACCGTTGGTACCATGGTCTTGGTGCTGGCCGTCCTCCTTACGGTCGAACCAACTCTACTGGCAGAGGGTCCCATGATCGCAGGTCTCGAGATGCCCAGTGCTAAAATCGGCTTGGGCACACTCGGAGCACTTCCAGTTGGATTGCTTGTGCTCTCGATTGGCTTATCCTTAGGAGGCACGACCGGCTACGCAATCAATCCTGCACGCGACTTGGGACCTCGCTTGGTTCACGCGTTGTTACCGATACCTGGAAAACGTGATTCCGACTGGGATTATGCCTGGGTACCTGTCATAGGCCCACTTTCAGGTGCGATTTTGGCCGCCGCTATCTACTCGCAAGTCGGCTAA